In the Tenrec ecaudatus isolate mTenEca1 chromosome 16, mTenEca1.hap1, whole genome shotgun sequence genome, one interval contains:
- the SLC25A28 gene encoding mitoferrin-2 isoform X2 has protein sequence MVAGAVAGILEHCVMYPIDCVKTRMQSLQPDPAARYRNVLEALWRIIRTEGLWRPMRGLNVTATGAGPAHALYFACYEKLKKTLSDVIHPGGNSHIANVLFSSAGAAGCVATLLHDAAMNPAEVVKQRMQMYNSPYHRVTDCVRAVWQNEGAGAFYRSYTTQLTMNVPFQAIHFMTYEFLQEHFNPQRRYNPSSHVLSGACAGAVAAAATTPLDVCKTLLNTQESLALNSNITGHITGMASAFRTVYQVGGVTAYFRGVQARVIYQIPSTAIAWSVYEFFKYLISKRQEERRAGK, from the exons ATGGTGGCGGGCGCCGTGGCAGGGATCCTGGAACACTGCGTGATGTACCCCATCGACTGCGTCAAG ACCCGGATGCAGAGCCTACAGCCCGACCCGGCCGCGCGCTACCGCAATGTGTTGGAGGCCCTCTGGAGGATTATAAGAACCGAAGGCCTTTGGAGGCCCATGCGGGGGCTGAATGTCACAGCAACAGGCGCAGGGCCGGCCCACGCCCTCTATTTTGCCTGCTACGAAAAGTTAAAAAAGACATTGAGTGATGTAATCCACCCTGGGGGCAATAGCCATATTGCCAATG TTCTTTTCTCATCTGCAGGTGCAGCTGGGTGTGTGGCAACGTTACTTCACGATGCAGCTATGAATCCAGCGGAAG TGGTCAAGCAGAGGATGCAGATGTACAACTCGCCATACCACCGGGTGACAGACTGTGTACGGGCGGTGTGGCAGAACGAAGGGGCTGGAGCCTTTTACCGCAGCTACACCACCCAGCTGACCATGAACGTTCCCTTCCAAGCCATTCACTTCATGACCTATGAATTCCTGCAGGAGCACTTTAATCCCCAGAGACGGTACAACCCCAGCTCCCACGTCCTCTCCGGAGCCTGTGCAGGAGCCGTCGCCGCCGCTGCCACCACCCCACTGGACGTTTGCAAGACCCTGCTGAACACGCAGGAATCCCTGGCTTTGAACTCAAACATCACAGGACACATCACAGGCATGGCTAGCGCCTTCAGGACGGTGTATCAAGTAGGCGGAGTGACCGCCTACTTCCGAGGGGTGCAAGCCAGAGTCATTTACCAGATCCCCTCCACGGCCATCGCGTGGTCAGTGTATGAGTTCTTCAAATACCTAATCTCGAAACGGCAGGAAGAGCGGAGGGCAGGCAAATGA
- the SLC25A28 gene encoding mitoferrin-2 isoform X1, translated as MELEGRGAGGVAGGPAAGPGRSPGESALLDGWLQRGVGRGAGGGESGACRPPVRQDPDSDPDYEALPAGATVTTHMVAGAVAGILEHCVMYPIDCVKTRMQSLQPDPAARYRNVLEALWRIIRTEGLWRPMRGLNVTATGAGPAHALYFACYEKLKKTLSDVIHPGGNSHIANGAAGCVATLLHDAAMNPAEVVKQRMQMYNSPYHRVTDCVRAVWQNEGAGAFYRSYTTQLTMNVPFQAIHFMTYEFLQEHFNPQRRYNPSSHVLSGACAGAVAAAATTPLDVCKTLLNTQESLALNSNITGHITGMASAFRTVYQVGGVTAYFRGVQARVIYQIPSTAIAWSVYEFFKYLISKRQEERRAGK; from the exons atggagttggaggGGCGGGGGGCCGGCGGTGTGGCGGGGGGACCGGCGGCTGGGCCGGGGCGGAGCCCCGGGGAGTCGGCGCTGTTGGACGGGTGGCTGCAGAGGGGCGTGGGCCGAGGGGCCGGCGGCGGGGAATCCGGGGCCTGCAGGCCCCCGGTACGGCAGGATCCAGATTCCGACCCGGACTACGAGGCTCTGCCTGCTGGAGCCACTGTCACCACGCACATGGTGGCGGGCGCCGTGGCAGGGATCCTGGAACACTGCGTGATGTACCCCATCGACTGCGTCAAG ACCCGGATGCAGAGCCTACAGCCCGACCCGGCCGCGCGCTACCGCAATGTGTTGGAGGCCCTCTGGAGGATTATAAGAACCGAAGGCCTTTGGAGGCCCATGCGGGGGCTGAATGTCACAGCAACAGGCGCAGGGCCGGCCCACGCCCTCTATTTTGCCTGCTACGAAAAGTTAAAAAAGACATTGAGTGATGTAATCCACCCTGGGGGCAATAGCCATATTGCCAATG GTGCAGCTGGGTGTGTGGCAACGTTACTTCACGATGCAGCTATGAATCCAGCGGAAG TGGTCAAGCAGAGGATGCAGATGTACAACTCGCCATACCACCGGGTGACAGACTGTGTACGGGCGGTGTGGCAGAACGAAGGGGCTGGAGCCTTTTACCGCAGCTACACCACCCAGCTGACCATGAACGTTCCCTTCCAAGCCATTCACTTCATGACCTATGAATTCCTGCAGGAGCACTTTAATCCCCAGAGACGGTACAACCCCAGCTCCCACGTCCTCTCCGGAGCCTGTGCAGGAGCCGTCGCCGCCGCTGCCACCACCCCACTGGACGTTTGCAAGACCCTGCTGAACACGCAGGAATCCCTGGCTTTGAACTCAAACATCACAGGACACATCACAGGCATGGCTAGCGCCTTCAGGACGGTGTATCAAGTAGGCGGAGTGACCGCCTACTTCCGAGGGGTGCAAGCCAGAGTCATTTACCAGATCCCCTCCACGGCCATCGCGTGGTCAGTGTATGAGTTCTTCAAATACCTAATCTCGAAACGGCAGGAAGAGCGGAGGGCAGGCAAATGA